The sequence below is a genomic window from Zootoca vivipara chromosome 9, rZooViv1.1, whole genome shotgun sequence.
tattttttgtaaacagtCCTGTTCTTCATCCCATACTGACACATTGTAGCACACATGGCAGAGATTATATGTGTACAAGTAAAGAAACGAATGCCTTTCCTTCAATTGTTGCTAGTGGGTACAGTATTTAGCGACAAATAGTTCACAGTACTGACCATTTCCTTTACGTCACCATCTTTGTGTATATCTGTAATGGCATCCTTCTTGCTTGGGACAGAAAGGCAGGGTGAGAATGCAAAAAAATAGAAGAATGGGAAATATATACATTAAGTATATTTGGTTATCAAATACAACAGAAACTTTCAACTGTTTGCTCTTAATTCTTTTGTCTtctgtctcctccctcccccccttcctatttCTCCTCATACTGGACTCTTTCCGTACTTCTACCATGCCCTTCAAACACATAAAAGGCAAAACCCACCTAAACGGTAATTGCCAAAAGCTCACCTGTATGTGTAGTTCAGCAGTGTGTGCATGCTTCAAATGgagcttttatgttgtgtgagaAAGATAATGTTGGCTTATTCATAATCTACAGATGCTGGAGAATGTTCTCCATATGCACAATCAGCCTCTGTATTAACAGATAGAGGGGGGGGCAGTTTCTAAATCAGACAAACTTTGCTTCTGGCTCCTCATGCTCTTCATCTTACATTTGAGTAGTGCTAGAACAGaggtggaaaacctgtggcccttcagatgttgttggagtgcaACTCTAATCAGGCTCAACAAGCATGAtcaatggctggggatgatgagagttgatcTGGGGGGCCACAGTTTGCCCACCACTGTGCTAGAGATTGAAGCAGTGATAagtcagtacagtcatacctcggtttgtgaccgcctccgtttgcgaccgcttcggtttccaaccaccgcggacccagaagtgtttacatctgggttccgtggcgGCCAGCTGCATAGAAACGATCTGCGcagcacgtgcatgcgcagaagtgatctgcgcagcgtgtgtgtgtgtgcagaagcactctatcggcgcttcgcgcacgcgcagaagcgtgcattGGGGAGTGACCGATTCGGTGAGCGACTGgctccgcggaacagattgcagtcgcaaactgaggtatgactgtattgcatgTGGCAAAAGCAATGGTTCCTTAAGAGTTGATTCACGAGATGCAAAGTAAGGGTAAAACAAATGTGCAAAATTCCACTCTCATGGGTGacttatttcttttttaagaatgtTTCTTTTTAACTTGTGCTGTGGCTCCTTTGCATACAAGGCCCTGGTACCTAGATTTTAAAAAGAGCACTTTAGACACTGGACCCTGAGAAATGCTGTGTGTCTTGTATAaatctgggaaggaaggaagttagCATTAGAAGCATTCTAAGCAATGTTTATATCTGGGGATAATGGCGCCTCCCTTCTTTATTTCTAGAGGCGCAAAGCAAGAATGCAGTATCTCTTTAAGAGGCTAATGCGTGAACCAAgccaagaaaaagagagaaaatgttgcTTCACGTGTTGCAATGTTAGCTGATGTTCATGCATTCCATAAGGTTTGCAAATTACATCATATACAACCATTATGACAAAAGGGCAGGACTGAATCTTAAATGGATTTACCTACAAAAATGGATGATACATTTCAATGTATTTAGTGTCTCGATCTCAGTCAGTGGTTGTTCACATGTGTTAACCATAGTTAATGTTTTAACTATGATTTAATGCAAACAAGTAGTGTACTGgtggctgttttaaaaaaaacatgttttcgCGCTGTTAGCCAAGTACAAACTTCAAGGATTTACCATTTGGATATAAGCAAATTGTGAGCGAGGGTttagatcaagcatccccaaactgcggccctccagatgttttggactacaattcccatcttccccgaatactggtcctgttagctaaggatcatgggagttgtaggccaaaacatctggagggccgcagtttggggatgcctggtttagatggtgCAACAAGCCAAGGTATGTTAACTGTGGTTTAACAAGACCAGCTTAGTGTAGTAATAATTGCAATGACgctgtttaaattttatttcactTACTGGTGTTCCATCTTTTCTCTATTCTGTTAGTCCACCTCGGAAGCATGTTGTGTATACAAATACAGAGTTttaccacccacccactcacagcaacaacagcaagaaaCGATTGATTGAGGATACAGAGGATTGGCACCCAAGGACAGGAACAACCCAGTCACGTTCTTTCCGCATCCTTGCGCAGATCACTGGCACTGAACACAGTGAGTTCCACTTTCTGAATGGTTGTGGCATTTGGCATTGCCCTATATTCATGTATTATAGAAGCTTCAGCAGAtagtggcaaaaaaataaataaaaagctgtaTAGTTAATTCTGTGTGTCCAATAGCAGTGGGTCCAATAGCAGTGTTGGGACGCaagtggcgatgtgggttaaaccacagagcctagggtttgcctatcagaaggtcggtggttcgaatctccgcgatggggtgagctcccgttgctcggtccctgctcctgccaacctagcagttcgaaagcacgtcaaagtgcaagtagataaataggtaccgctacagcgggaagggaaacggcgtttccatgtgctgctctggttcgccagaagcggcttagtcatgctggccacatgacccggaagctgtacgccggctccctcagcctatagagtgagatgagcaccgcaaccccagagtcgtccgcgactggacctaatggtcaggggtccctttaccttttacaatagCAGTACAGCGCGTGCTATGCAGTAGACCCCTTTTGGAAAGCGAGGAGAGTTTCCAAAGTACTTTGAGAGTTGGGTGGTGAAAGAAGAAAACTTCCCAGTGGGGTAGGATAAGTCCCTTGCATGAGTCCAAAcagctctttggatcccagctaCCAGGAGAGTTTGCTCAATGTTTTCTATTACTTTTGCCAGTCTCTGAAAGTTACTCTGAAAAAGTCCCCCCCCTTGTTGttgttctaaatcaggcatccccaaacttcggccctccagatgttttgagtgcctggaggcggttggaggatggatggcagctaacagattgaggttgaatcctgacaagacagaagtactgtttgtgggggacaggaggcgggcaggtgtggaggattccctggttctgaatggggtaactgtgcctctgaaggaccaggtgcgcagcctgggagtcattttggactcacagctgtccatggaggtgcaggtcaattctgtgtccagggcagctgtctatcagctccatctggtaagcaggctgagaccctacctgcctgcagactgtctagccagagtggtgcatgctctagttatctcccgcttggactactgcattgcactctacgtggggctacctttgaaggtgactcggaaactaaaactaatccagaatgcagcagctagactggtgactgggagcggccgccgagaccacataacaccggtcttgaaagatctacattggctcccagtacgtttccaagcacagttcaaagtgttggtgctgacctttaaagccctaaatggcctcggtccagtatacctgaaggagcgtctccacctccatcattctgcccggacactgaggtccagcaccgagggccttctggcggttccctcgttgcgagaagccaagttgcagggaactagacaaagggccttctcggtggtggcgcctgccctgtggaacgccctcccaacagatgtcaaagaggaaaacaactaccagacttttagaagacatctgaaggcagccctgttcagggaggcttttaatgtttaatagattattgtgttttatttttctgttggaagccgcccagagtggctggggaaatccagccagatgggcggggtataaataataaattattattattattattattattattattattattattattaggctacgattcccatcttccccgaccactggtcctcttagctagggatcatgggagttgtaggccaaaacatctggagggtcgcagtttggggatacctgttctaAATAATAGCCTGAGTCTTTCCAGGTATAATACCTGTAAACCTTAGTAGTCACATAATGTGATGTTTAACTTCTCAAATGAGATTATTCCATACTATTTAGTCAATCAATCACATTTTACAAATACTTACAAATACAAGTACTTTTGTTCACCCACTCTCTTTTaaacaaaagtatttttgtttAAGAGGGAGGCTGCATATATACCAAGCATTTAAAGTTCAATTGACttttgggagatgtagtttgttaagggtgctaggaattacAAATCttcgaggggtaaactacagttcccaggattcttaagtgtgtgtgtgtaacgtgCTTTGCATGTATGGTGTGTAAGCAGCCAGACAGAAATGTCAGAAAAtgttggggaggggtgttgttgATTAAAAATGGTGAcagaaaaatggtaaaaaaaaaaatcataacagTTTAAAAAGTGGTAATTGGTTAGGCATATCGAAAAGCTTGAAACAATAGCTTTACACTTCAGGACTAAGATTTATAGATTAAATTGTTAATAATTACAAGATTAGCTGAACATTGGAGTGAGCTGCCCATAAAAAAAATTGGTGGTCATGAACCTAGtaggtttcctttaaaaatagagCATCCTACCTAAGACACTTGTGATTTTAGAGGATGTTAGATGTCATTCTTTTTCATAAAGGAAATTAGGTTTAGTGGTTCTGTGGATTATGGCAGAAATGTAAAAAACAGAAACTTCTGTGGTGTTCTGATGGAAATGTAATTAGTGGTTTGTTTATTTGCAGTGAAAGAACCAGAACCTGATGATTCAAAGAAGGCAAAGTAAGTTATTGATCTGAAATATAATTTGATGTGTTGCATGGTTTGTTTTTGATTAatagtttgaaaaaaaattcttcatATGGGTGCAAAGTTCAAGACATTTTTAAAGCGTTTGCATGTTGTTGTAGATAGTAGCGCAAGACATAGTGTTGCCCCCTTTTAAACTCTTGACATACATTTGCAAGGATGAATTTTGCTATAAAAACCTGGCCAGTTTTCACAGGCTGTGTGTAGAAATGGAAAGGCAGGCGCGAGAAAGCAGAGAATGAGATTTATACTGAGTTTTTAAAGGTGCTTCATCTTGAATATTGGGTACCCCATTCATCTTTAGATTACGTTCCTTAACTTCATTTGGTCCCCTTCATTCATTAAGCAAATGATCCTTTTCTCAAAATCATGCAGTGGTTACTAAACTTTGGGCCACTTTTCATAGAAGTGGCATGAGAATGTTTACAATTACGTTGAATGTTCGCTTTGACAAGCAAGTGACATTACCAAGGAGACAGGCCGGTAGGATTCTAAAGATGCCCACTTGTTTGAACAAATGTAGATGTGTGGTAATGCTTTCTCTGTAGCCTGTACCCATTCTGTCCTGGTTAGGATCCTCTTTGTAGACCACTTACTCCAGCTTCCATTAGTCCCAACCAATGGTCTGGAATGATAGTACAACAGCATTTGAGGGAAAGGTTCTCCAGCCTTTGGTCTCCACTATAGACATTTAGCTTTCCCAAACTTTGCCATAAGGAATACAAAGTCTGTCTTGGCCAAGGTAGGTGAGCAGTGGGACCTGTTGGCTTACCAAGTGGAAGCAGAAAGCCTCACacactctttttattttctaaacTTGTATCTACTGGATCAGTTCTGAATCAGATGTAGTTGGTCTGCCCATCACTAGTTTGTACAGAACAGATTTTCTACAACCAGTCGCAGCAGACTTATAAGTGCTTGGGAAGTGTGGCGTGTTTGTTGTGGCTTTAGCAGTATATCACAAAGGACTATATTCCTTGTGATATAGTGGCCTTGCAGTTTATGGTGCAATTAAAGGCAAATACGTTGGCAGGGCTGTGTTCAAAAGAGTTAAATAGATGCATGGAGTTGGCATTTGAAAATCAATCAAGATTCTGCACCAGGAAATGCTAATTTTTGTGACCTATGTAAATAATGCAGTTTGAAGATTTGCATGGCATCTTATATTACACGATTCTGATTTAGCTAGCCATGGGAGGGACAAGGGTaataaagacccccccccccaaaaaagctgaaaaACCAGGCTTTGTTCTGGCTTTTGAGAATTCAGTGGGTATTAACCACACATTGTTAAGTGTCTCTTGTCAGCCTTAGGTGCTAGAAGTTTACTTTCTCTTAAAACCCTTTCACTTCTATGAAATTTGCATCCGAGTGCAAGTACAATTAGTGTAAACAAGCAGAGTTGCTAAAAATGCATGGAATCCTGCATGTTCAAGTTCTTGCATGCAGTGGGCCACGATGCAAACTTCTTTCCTCTCTTATCTATCTCTTCTGTCACTTCTTTCCACAGGGAAAAGGTTCCCCTTCACATCATAGGTCCCAGATACACAAAATTACGTGACTGGCACCATGGCGTCTCAGCACGTGTCCTTAACGTCCAGTGACTTGCCAAGCTTTAAAAACAACGCACGTgtcccttccttcttcctctttctcttccacttgctttgcaaataaagaaatgaaaaccaTTAGCTTTGATTACATGAGAAATTCTAGCCTTTTCTATACTTTTTTTCTAACAGTTTCCTACTGATGTGTAAAGAATGAGATGAACATGTTCTGTTTTAAAATCAGTATCTAAATAGGCAGCCAGCACACAAGTGGCATAAAGAATATTCTAAGTAGCTTAGAGAAGAACCTGTTCTTgtctattgcagaaaaagaatagGCTGCAGTAGTTTAACATGGAAAAGGGATGGTACATTAAGAAACCATTCTGCTATTTCTGTACAGCTTTGTTTGAATTTGGTAAAAATCAGTTGTTAGTTTCCTTATATAGCTTCTTCGAAATCAGTAGTAGGTGCATTTTAGAGCAGGATGTAAATGTTTCAAATGCATTAAAGGAAAAAGAGGCCATTTGGGGGATTTTAGTAATGTTAGCATAATGCAACTCTGCTCAACTTGAGAGAAACTCTCCTCGGCTATAAACCTAGGAAAAAATAACACTGGAACAGGGCCATGTATAACAACCAATGAAAATAGTATGAGGTAGtgaatgtaggttttatttattatggGGTGGTTTTTTCTTTGTCCTTAATAGCGGCTTTGATGGTGCATATTACTCTGTAATATAATGTATTATAGCAAATACATATTGATTTAATTTATGGTTTGTGAAGCTTGAAGAGTATTTAATAAATGTTACCTTTAAGTTAATTTCTTCCCTCTTGCCTTATTCTTCAAGTCTTTTGAACTCTGTGCATAGCACACATGTTGACCGTATTGGCAAAGAAGGCCACTATATACCTGTAGTGTTTTTCAGCAAATTTCTTATAGAAATGCCTGCATTTTGTTCCCTACACTCAGCTGAAGACATGGTGAAATTAAATGGTCATATTTTTACTGATAGCAAATCTGCAACTTGTAGACAGCGTAGAAGTGCAGGCAGTTCAACTCAAGCTAGTTGGGATAAATTGCTAAGTGGCCAAACAAGTGGCCAAACACTTGGCTTGGGTCATGAACCAGCCAGCTGACTGCACCCTTCCTAATCTGCTCCCAACAGCACTGCAGGGGAACTGTAGACCTCTCCATTCTGACTAGCCAGCTATTAGCAGAGTATGTCCTTCTGGCACAAGGACCCCACCTCCTTGCAACTTTTATCTTGAGCCAGCCAGGAGTGAGGTGCCATCCCTCACCTGGGCAGCTGCATTAAGGAGCCTGCAATTAATCGAGCCTACCCATGATTTTAGCCCACAAGCCATGACCAGTGTCAATCAGCCAAATTATAGCATTTgacattagggggggggaaggaaggaaataacaAAAGAGCACTGCAAAAGAGTGAATTAGGgtgggaggaatgtttttactgtacagtggtgcctcgcttaacaaatgccctgcttaacgaaaggttttttctagtggaggttgcctcgctagacgaattcgttttacaaaaaattcgtctagcgaatcgcggtttcccataggaatgcattgaaattcaattaatgcgttcctatgggaaaaaatttttttaaaaaaattcaatgcattcctatgggattcgctagacgaatttttcgttataagaaaagacatgtggaacgaattaaattcgtctagcaaggcaccactgtatttctctttcctcttggttttaatgtatctgtgtggggtttattgtcttatttgtttggttttaagTCCCTTTGGATTGCCCTGGACAAGTTAAAACAACTGActggctgaatgaatgaatgaatgaatatccaTCCCAACTGTAGGGTATGTGAGTTGCTGCAGAGTTGAAGAtgggcaaagaggaggaggaggaggcaccttTTAATACAATgccaactcttcctcttctttgctgCACCGTTTTTCTAAGCATCATTGTCAACGTACTGTTTCCACACATAATTTCCATtccagagttccatgggaaggGCAAAACCCGGTGAAGCCACATTTCCCTACTAGCTTTAAGCTctgcttacttttttttttaaaaaaaagatacttaATTAGGATCCTCCTTGCAGCAGGATTACTTCagggaaaaatatttttatttataattacaaataaagcaaacaaaagaaATCCTTGAACTGTTCCAGCTTCAAAAGTTCTCTTCTG
It includes:
- the PDLIM5 gene encoding PDZ and LIM domain protein 5 isoform X5, yielding MNNYSVSLVGPAPWGFRLQGGKDFNMPLTISRLSDGGKAANANVGIGDVVLSIDGISADGMTHLEAQNKIKTCSGKLTMNLQRAPSAPKPDPIPVQQETTVTNNPDEVQNPPKRPPRKHVVYTNTEFYHPPTHSNNSKKRLIEDTEDWHPRTGTTQSRSFRILAQITGTEHMKEPEPDDSKKAKEKVPLHIIGPRYTKLRDWHHGVSARVLNVQ
- the PDLIM5 gene encoding PDZ and LIM domain protein 5 isoform X6, giving the protein MNNYSVSLVGPAPWGFRLQGGKDFNMPLTISRLSDGGKAANANVGIGDVVLSIDGISADGMTHLEAQNKIKTCSGKLTMNLQRAPSAPKPDPIPVQQETTVTKQNPPKRPPRKHVVYTNTEFYHPPTHSNNSKKRLIEDTEDWHPRTGTTQSRSFRILAQITGTEHMKEPEPDDSKKAKEKVPLHIIGPRYTKLRDWHHGVSARVLNVQ